One segment of Phycisphaerae bacterium DNA contains the following:
- the scpB gene encoding SMC-Scp complex subunit ScpB has product MDGGSVTMSEMDERIDTSTEGGRSVDAETEVGDGADSSPAVEIRPERVLEAILFSADSPLAGAKLASILGVGDAKDVRRHIEELNEQYASLSLSFRIEEIAGGYQMLTLPAYNHWLAKLLRSRQESKLSSAALETLAIVAYKQPCTRADVEAVRGVAVGDMLNRLREMNLVKIVGRAEDLGRPMLYGTTKKFLEVFGLPSLEELPQVEALGGGVKAAASHTSQRQAAVAEAVQDVEPPAEPSDTSPRLAIAPESVDLSDPS; this is encoded by the coding sequence ATGGATGGTGGTTCCGTAACAATGAGCGAAATGGACGAGCGTATCGATACCTCGACAGAAGGCGGTCGTAGCGTCGACGCGGAGACCGAGGTCGGCGACGGCGCTGACTCATCTCCCGCGGTGGAGATTCGACCGGAGCGAGTGCTCGAAGCGATTCTGTTTTCAGCGGACAGCCCTTTGGCCGGGGCGAAGCTCGCGTCGATCCTGGGCGTGGGCGACGCCAAGGACGTCCGACGGCATATCGAGGAGTTGAACGAGCAATACGCGTCCCTGTCGCTGTCGTTCCGAATCGAGGAGATCGCCGGGGGATACCAGATGTTGACGCTGCCGGCGTACAACCACTGGTTGGCGAAGCTGCTTCGCAGCCGGCAGGAGAGCAAGCTTTCCTCGGCAGCATTGGAGACGCTGGCCATCGTGGCCTACAAGCAGCCCTGCACGCGGGCGGATGTTGAGGCGGTTCGCGGCGTCGCGGTCGGGGACATGCTCAATCGGCTGCGCGAGATGAACCTCGTGAAGATCGTGGGCCGGGCGGAGGACCTGGGCCGGCCGATGCTTTATGGGACGACGAAGAAGTTCCTGGAGGTCTTCGGCCTGCCGTCGCTCGAGGAACTGCCGCAGGTGGAAGCGCTGGGCGGCGGCGTGAAGGCCGCGGCCTCACACACCTCGCAGCGTCAAGCAGCCGTGGCTGAGGCGGTGCAAGACGTGGAACCGCCCGCGGAACCAAGTGACACTTCACCGCGCTTGGCCATCGCGCCTGAATCTGTGGACTTATCCGACCCATCGTAG
- a CDS encoding response regulator transcription factor, which translates to MRFLVIEDNVKLSSRIAQALNEQGYITDVSNLGQEGEEKAISNTHDGIILDIMLPDHDGVQICRNLRRQKISAPILLLTALSDTKEKVAGLEAGADDYLTKPFELEELIARVRALLRRAKPEDGTHLHFEDLEMDLVKRTVSRSGTAVSLTAKEFALLEYFMRNPNRVLTRSLIGERVWDIAFEEESNVIEVYVSRLRSKIDKGFQQPLLQTVIGTGYSLSVPEPAA; encoded by the coding sequence ATGCGATTCCTGGTAATTGAGGACAACGTCAAGCTGAGTTCCCGGATCGCCCAGGCCCTGAACGAGCAAGGGTACATTACGGACGTCAGTAATCTCGGCCAGGAAGGCGAGGAGAAGGCGATCTCCAACACCCATGACGGCATCATTCTGGACATCATGCTGCCCGACCATGATGGCGTGCAGATCTGCCGAAATCTCCGTCGACAGAAAATATCCGCGCCCATCCTGCTGCTGACCGCGTTGTCCGATACCAAGGAAAAAGTCGCCGGACTGGAGGCCGGCGCCGACGACTACCTCACCAAGCCATTTGAGCTGGAAGAGCTTATCGCCCGGGTCCGCGCGCTGCTCCGCCGGGCCAAGCCGGAGGATGGAACCCACCTTCACTTCGAAGACCTCGAGATGGACCTGGTCAAGCGCACCGTCTCGCGCAGCGGAACCGCAGTCAGCCTGACGGCCAAGGAATTCGCCCTCCTTGAATATTTCATGCGCAATCCCAACCGGGTCCTGACGCGCTCCCTAATTGGCGAGCGAGTCTGGGACATCGCGTTTGAGGAAGAGAGCAATGTCATCGAGGTTTATGTCTCGCGCTTGCGCAGCAAGATCGACAAGGGATTTCAGCAGCCGCTTCTTCAGACGGTCATCGGTACGGGATATTCCCTCAGCGTTCCGGAGCCGGCGGCGTAA
- a CDS encoding PKD domain-containing protein, giving the protein MTTKRAVRCLVGMAILGAALSGCDGIPGGFFPSITSVQLFDEPDFTVAFEVENASADVSKVNWVFGDGSGFVEGQPGRTTISYQYLSTGTFQVTAYVFDSAGNVTQVFGTAEVEETGNGPDAPTPTDLPGQIANANPVNGAQNITIAVKLTWTAGARAESHDVYLGLVEADVSSASSSTVGIFRGNQTSTLFDPGGLTPNTTFYWRIDEVNSLGTTKGTVRSFKTAEAPEKSKTPVPGNGSANARVDQVLSWTAGDRSTSHDVYFGTTFADVDNATTTTADVFQRNQTGTSFDPEDENAAIEGELLGSTPYFWRVDEVGAGGTTKGDVWSFTTRPPPPPIDTPDPPDLATDVRLDKILSWNAPSSVESYDVYLGLDVADVTNADRNSPEFQGNQTGKIFDPPSLLADVDYFWRVDTRGPGGTTIGIVLTFHTAAPPPPVVGPFDPVNDALDVNVRPTLSWNSGGGLTESFDIYVSSNQSAVATSAGSALQGNQAVGMTTFAVQSDLAANTDIYWKIDAVGPGGKTSGPILRFHTATLPGKATMPMPATGATGVDPGQDLSWMAGANATSHDVYFGTNQTAVQNATHDSFEFKGNQAGTNFMPVGGLSANTQYFWRIDEVGAGGTRTGDLWNFRTGPGKALNPQPINNASDVTTLINLTWTAGVGASSHDVYLGFDAVDVGNATPATASIFKGNQAGTTFNPTPDPSPNTQVFWRIDEVAADGTTRTKGDVWNFTTTQGTKASNPIPAHLATEVALNTLLEWTAGNNVDMHRVFFGIDLVAVTNAVDGSPEDQGDFAVTFFDPVLAPNTTYFWRIDEVALGGMPVIKGDVWRFTTVTPPAQVSGQNPTTGQTGVLTSPTLMWSAAARATSYDVYFISQADNALLLPAEQIDVATTANSPPFVGNQAGTSRGFAGLTANTVYLWRVDSKNDAGTTPGLVFSFTTAP; this is encoded by the coding sequence ATGACGACTAAACGTGCGGTTCGATGCCTCGTCGGCATGGCTATCCTCGGCGCCGCTCTCTCGGGCTGCGACGGCATTCCGGGCGGGTTCTTTCCCAGCATCACCAGTGTGCAGTTGTTTGACGAGCCGGATTTCACCGTCGCCTTCGAGGTCGAAAACGCCTCCGCCGATGTCTCCAAGGTCAATTGGGTCTTCGGCGACGGCAGCGGATTCGTCGAAGGGCAGCCCGGCCGAACGACAATTTCTTACCAGTACCTCTCCACTGGCACGTTTCAAGTAACGGCGTATGTTTTTGACTCTGCGGGAAACGTGACGCAGGTCTTTGGCACGGCGGAGGTCGAAGAGACTGGCAATGGCCCGGACGCCCCGACGCCAACCGATCTCCCCGGCCAGATTGCCAATGCCAATCCCGTCAACGGCGCGCAAAACATCACGATCGCCGTCAAGTTGACGTGGACCGCCGGCGCCCGCGCCGAGAGTCACGACGTTTATCTGGGCCTCGTCGAGGCTGATGTCAGCAGCGCCAGCAGTTCGACCGTGGGCATCTTCCGCGGCAATCAGACGTCCACGCTGTTTGATCCGGGCGGTCTCACTCCCAACACCACATTCTACTGGCGAATCGACGAAGTGAACTCGCTCGGGACGACCAAAGGCACGGTGCGCAGTTTTAAGACGGCGGAGGCCCCCGAGAAATCCAAGACGCCCGTCCCTGGCAACGGATCCGCGAACGCCCGTGTCGACCAGGTTCTGAGTTGGACGGCCGGCGATCGGTCGACGAGCCACGACGTCTATTTCGGAACCACGTTTGCGGACGTGGACAATGCTACCACCACGACAGCCGACGTCTTCCAGAGAAACCAGACCGGCACCAGCTTCGACCCTGAAGATGAAAACGCCGCGATCGAGGGGGAATTACTGGGATCAACCCCGTACTTCTGGCGCGTCGACGAAGTCGGCGCCGGCGGCACCACCAAGGGCGACGTGTGGTCCTTTACGACCCGCCCGCCGCCTCCGCCGATCGACACACCGGATCCGCCGGACCTGGCGACGGATGTCCGCTTGGACAAGATCCTCAGTTGGAATGCGCCCTCGTCGGTCGAAAGCTATGATGTGTACCTGGGGCTCGACGTGGCGGACGTGACCAACGCCGACCGCAACAGCCCCGAATTCCAGGGCAATCAAACCGGCAAGATCTTCGATCCTCCTTCACTGTTGGCCGACGTCGACTACTTCTGGCGCGTCGACACGCGCGGCCCCGGCGGCACAACGATCGGAATCGTCCTGACCTTCCACACCGCGGCTCCGCCCCCTCCGGTGGTTGGGCCGTTTGACCCCGTGAACGACGCGCTGGATGTCAATGTCCGGCCGACCTTAAGTTGGAACAGCGGCGGCGGCCTGACCGAGAGCTTCGACATTTATGTCAGTAGCAATCAGAGTGCCGTCGCGACCAGCGCCGGTTCGGCCTTGCAAGGCAATCAAGCCGTGGGCATGACAACTTTTGCGGTCCAAAGCGACCTCGCGGCGAATACCGACATCTACTGGAAGATCGATGCAGTCGGCCCGGGAGGCAAGACGTCCGGCCCGATCCTGCGGTTCCACACGGCAACGTTGCCGGGCAAGGCGACGATGCCCATGCCCGCTACCGGCGCGACGGGAGTGGACCCGGGCCAGGACCTTTCCTGGATGGCCGGCGCGAACGCGACCAGTCACGACGTTTACTTCGGCACGAACCAAACCGCCGTCCAAAACGCCACACATGACTCATTTGAATTCAAGGGCAACCAGGCGGGAACGAACTTCATGCCCGTCGGCGGACTTAGCGCAAATACACAGTATTTCTGGCGCATTGATGAAGTGGGCGCCGGCGGCACGCGGACCGGTGACTTATGGAATTTCCGCACCGGTCCTGGCAAGGCCCTTAACCCGCAGCCGATCAACAATGCCTCCGACGTCACCACACTCATCAATCTGACATGGACGGCCGGCGTCGGCGCCAGCTCGCATGACGTGTACCTTGGATTTGACGCCGTGGATGTGGGGAACGCGACCCCGGCGACGGCCAGCATCTTCAAGGGCAACCAGGCGGGAACCACGTTCAACCCTACTCCCGACCCCAGCCCCAATACGCAGGTGTTCTGGCGAATCGACGAGGTCGCTGCGGATGGCACCACTCGCACGAAGGGCGACGTCTGGAATTTCACGACGACTCAGGGGACTAAGGCCTCCAATCCGATTCCGGCCCATCTTGCGACGGAGGTCGCGCTGAATACGCTTCTGGAGTGGACCGCCGGCAATAACGTTGATATGCACCGCGTCTTCTTCGGAATCGATCTCGTCGCGGTCACGAACGCCGTCGATGGGAGCCCGGAAGATCAGGGCGATTTCGCCGTGACCTTCTTTGATCCGGTCCTGGCCCCCAACACAACCTATTTCTGGCGAATTGACGAAGTGGCCCTCGGCGGGATGCCGGTCATCAAAGGAGACGTGTGGCGCTTTACGACGGTCACGCCGCCCGCGCAGGTCAGCGGCCAGAACCCGACGACCGGCCAAACCGGAGTCTTGACCAGCCCGACGTTAATGTGGAGCGCCGCAGCGCGAGCAACCTCGTACGATGTATATTTCATCTCGCAGGCCGACAATGCACTGCTGCTACCGGCCGAGCAGATCGACGTCGCCACGACCGCGAATTCCCCGCCGTTCGTAGGGAATCAGGCGGGCACCAGTCGAGGCTTTGCAGGCTTAACGGCGAACACCGTTTATCTATGGCGTGTGGATTCCAAGAACGACGCCGGAACGACACCCGGGCTGGTGTTCTCGTTCACGACTGCGCCATGA
- a CDS encoding AarF/UbiB family protein has translation MKTEHLVRYRDIAWLLWKHGRADWVKASGLDKTVKEKFQDNGGGPDTLAADLESLGPTFVKIGQLLSSRADLLPPAYLEALSRLQDDVEPVDFEQIEEILYTELAARPSRIFAEINPIPLAAASLAQVHAATLRDGRDVVVKVQRPGIVDEIQRDIEIFFTIARLGTYTAYGRKYHVEDVVKEFKQTIEAELDYRLEVDNLLTLRKNLAEFKLLQIPVPIADFSTQRVLTMERLSGASISSISPVVFTEVNGTALAEELLSAYLKQILDDGFFHADPHPGNIFLTQDHRLGLIDLGMVGRIDSELQQNFIYLLIAISEGRGREAAEIALRIGEVGRDFRRQDFIERVAFLVQKNEHATMRNIEAGRMMLEIQEIAGDSQIRLPRATALVGKTLLNLDAVARCLAPDFNPNASIRRHNFELVNRRLRQRLTPSNLLQSVMETTEIASQLPRRVNELLTQMGKTGIRLDVDAFDEHTFVTGFQKVANRISAGLILAALIVGAALLMRIDTAATLFGYPAFAIVLFLAAAVGGIVLLIQIWVSDHRNR, from the coding sequence GTGAAAACCGAACATCTTGTGCGCTACCGGGACATCGCGTGGCTCCTCTGGAAGCATGGCCGCGCCGATTGGGTGAAGGCGAGCGGCCTGGACAAGACCGTCAAGGAAAAATTCCAGGATAATGGCGGCGGCCCGGACACCCTCGCGGCGGATCTCGAATCCCTGGGGCCCACCTTTGTAAAGATCGGCCAGCTTTTGTCGAGTCGCGCGGATCTCCTTCCGCCCGCGTATCTGGAGGCCCTCAGCCGACTGCAGGACGACGTCGAGCCGGTAGACTTTGAACAGATTGAGGAGATTCTCTACACCGAACTGGCCGCGCGGCCATCGCGGATCTTCGCCGAAATCAATCCGATTCCGCTCGCCGCCGCCTCACTGGCTCAGGTCCATGCGGCAACGCTGCGCGACGGTCGCGATGTCGTGGTCAAGGTTCAGCGACCCGGCATTGTCGATGAAATTCAGCGCGACATCGAGATCTTCTTCACGATTGCGCGTTTGGGAACCTACACGGCATATGGGCGCAAGTATCACGTCGAAGATGTCGTCAAGGAATTTAAACAGACGATCGAAGCTGAACTGGACTACCGACTGGAGGTCGACAACCTCCTGACCCTTCGTAAGAACTTGGCCGAATTCAAACTGCTGCAAATTCCGGTCCCGATCGCTGATTTCTCGACACAGCGCGTTCTAACGATGGAACGCCTGTCGGGCGCGAGTATCTCCAGTATCTCGCCGGTCGTCTTTACCGAAGTGAATGGGACGGCGCTCGCCGAAGAACTGCTCTCCGCCTACCTCAAGCAAATCCTCGACGACGGCTTTTTCCATGCCGATCCGCACCCGGGAAATATTTTTCTGACCCAGGATCATCGTCTCGGCTTGATCGACCTCGGCATGGTCGGCCGCATCGATAGCGAGCTGCAACAGAACTTCATTTACCTTCTGATCGCCATCAGCGAGGGCCGGGGACGCGAGGCCGCCGAAATCGCCCTGCGTATCGGCGAGGTTGGACGAGATTTTCGGCGACAGGATTTCATCGAGCGCGTCGCCTTTCTCGTCCAGAAAAACGAACACGCCACGATGCGCAACATCGAAGCCGGCCGCATGATGCTGGAAATCCAGGAAATCGCCGGCGATTCCCAAATCCGTCTGCCTCGAGCTACAGCGCTAGTGGGCAAGACGCTCTTGAATCTCGACGCCGTGGCCCGCTGCCTCGCTCCGGACTTCAATCCCAATGCGTCCATACGACGCCACAATTTCGAGCTGGTGAATCGCCGCCTGCGCCAGCGCCTCACTCCGAGTAACCTGCTTCAATCTGTCATGGAAACGACGGAAATCGCCTCGCAATTGCCGCGCCGCGTCAATGAGCTGCTGACTCAGATGGGCAAAACCGGTATTCGCCTCGATGTCGATGCCTTCGATGAACATACCTTTGTCACGGGTTTTCAAAAGGTGGCCAACCGAATTTCCGCCGGGCTGATCCTCGCCGCGCTGATCGTCGGTGCGGCCCTGCTGATGCGGATTGACACCGCTGCCACCCTCTTTGGTTACCCCGCCTTTGCCATCGTTCTCTTCCTGGCGGCCGCAGTTGGGGGAATCGTCCTGCTCATCCAAATCTGGGTATCCGACCATCGAAATCGCTGA
- a CDS encoding HAMP domain-containing sensor histidine kinase, with translation MDKPVERPTSCDEDLKKAVLGRFSSGLVHDLRSPLMVIRLSLEVIRSSAPPTPQATEALNMIDEAVNEANQFLTDLVEITHDWEPESAETDLTALLSDVCAEVDLNRKIVWQFDLGAKPLTIWCDPTRFRRVLHKLFQNSITAMRGQGNVYVRARQLPDTDVIEVQDSGPGPDMALRDTLFEPFVTTKRAGMGLGLTYCQEVVRRHGGSIQLMEPCAPGATFRIILPQKTDQKK, from the coding sequence ATGGATAAGCCGGTAGAAAGGCCAACTTCTTGTGACGAGGACCTGAAAAAGGCCGTTCTCGGCCGCTTCTCGTCCGGCCTGGTCCACGACTTGCGCTCGCCTCTGATGGTCATTCGGCTGTCCCTGGAGGTCATACGGAGTTCAGCCCCGCCCACCCCCCAGGCGACGGAAGCGTTGAACATGATCGATGAAGCCGTCAACGAAGCGAATCAGTTTCTCACCGATCTCGTGGAGATCACCCATGATTGGGAACCGGAATCTGCCGAGACAGATCTGACAGCGCTTCTCTCCGATGTCTGCGCCGAGGTCGATCTCAACCGCAAGATTGTCTGGCAATTTGATCTAGGGGCCAAACCGCTCACGATCTGGTGCGACCCAACGCGGTTCCGACGTGTGCTGCACAAGCTCTTCCAAAACTCCATCACGGCTATGCGGGGCCAGGGCAATGTGTACGTTCGGGCGCGTCAACTTCCTGATACGGACGTGATCGAAGTCCAGGATAGCGGACCGGGGCCCGATATGGCCCTGCGCGACACGCTCTTCGAACCCTTCGTCACCACCAAACGCGCCGGAATGGGATTGGGATTGACCTATTGCCAGGAAGTCGTGCGGCGCCATGGCGGATCGATCCAACTGATGGAGCCGTGCGCGCCGGGGGCAACTTTTCGAATCATATTGCCGCAAAAAACCGATCAGAAGAAATAG
- a CDS encoding lipopolysaccharide kinase InaA family protein encodes MKTLFHCEPEYVAPLRAAGLLDFDFLMNVRGGPPSSVHAYRETVPLEILVDDRPRKFYLKRVFKIPGKHSVAPLFRRRPNWSQPRREWEILAILAEAGIPAMKRVAYGERRRMGLPVQALLLVEAVPMPFTLENWLVPGFPRPIELPVALRHRLTNDLGRLVGLLHTSGFSWPDIHPKHIFARPPDENKSSRHWEFCLIDVERMEGGGGLEGPLFEFTASYVPNDKRAFDDCRTFFNALRPLQVTSADIRRFWAGYCYLLRHMYRKEVRSRPYASQPMPNLIELESLPRLPDDYEHPHAAPLERRDQIQIDPQAASSLGRLGLRAIDDVFAYRGGQDLGKPGLAAFRERSRIELSEGNGCAKAYYLKRYDSPPLADQLRRIQEFRPSRSTAAREVHFIKRLAQIGIPTLRTIAYGQEMAGIWERRSFVVTAELAGQSLEKLVAQGTADPALLPAPAERREIIRQLGLIVRLMHAEGLYHRDLYLAHVFLSRNADGQIVLRLIDLARMIENPWNPHRWAVKDLAALAYSSPSPLVTRADRLRFLYHYLGDRGKEEKKNEARHYVIAVDAKVRRIARHDRKRRRQLMGTTA; translated from the coding sequence ATGAAGACGCTCTTCCACTGCGAGCCCGAATATGTGGCCCCCCTTCGCGCCGCCGGGTTGCTCGATTTCGACTTCCTGATGAACGTCAGGGGTGGTCCCCCCTCGAGCGTTCACGCCTATCGCGAGACGGTGCCTCTGGAAATCCTTGTTGATGATCGCCCACGCAAGTTTTACCTCAAGCGCGTTTTCAAAATCCCTGGAAAACACTCGGTCGCGCCTCTTTTTCGACGCCGGCCCAATTGGTCACAGCCGCGGCGGGAGTGGGAAATACTCGCCATACTCGCCGAGGCCGGAATTCCAGCGATGAAGCGCGTGGCCTATGGCGAACGTCGCCGTATGGGCCTGCCCGTGCAGGCCCTGCTGCTCGTGGAGGCCGTGCCGATGCCGTTTACGCTCGAAAACTGGCTGGTTCCGGGCTTCCCGCGCCCTATTGAACTCCCCGTCGCTCTGCGGCATCGCCTCACGAATGACCTCGGACGCCTGGTGGGTTTACTGCACACTTCGGGTTTCAGCTGGCCGGACATACACCCTAAGCATATTTTTGCCCGGCCTCCTGATGAAAATAAATCTTCGCGGCATTGGGAATTCTGTCTGATTGATGTGGAGCGGATGGAAGGCGGGGGCGGACTCGAGGGTCCGTTATTCGAATTCACGGCATCCTATGTGCCGAACGATAAACGCGCCTTTGATGATTGCAGGACTTTTTTCAACGCCCTCCGTCCGCTTCAAGTGACATCCGCCGACATTAGGCGCTTCTGGGCCGGCTATTGCTATTTACTCCGCCACATGTATCGGAAGGAAGTGCGCTCGCGTCCATATGCGAGCCAGCCGATGCCGAACTTAATTGAATTGGAGTCCCTCCCAAGACTTCCTGACGATTACGAACATCCCCACGCCGCCCCGCTTGAGCGGCGCGATCAAATCCAAATCGACCCGCAGGCCGCGTCCAGTCTTGGACGGCTCGGCCTGCGCGCGATCGACGATGTATTCGCGTACCGCGGCGGACAGGATCTAGGCAAACCGGGCCTCGCAGCCTTCCGTGAACGATCTCGCATCGAGCTGTCCGAAGGAAATGGCTGCGCCAAGGCGTATTACCTGAAGCGCTACGACTCACCTCCTCTTGCGGACCAACTGCGACGCATCCAGGAGTTCCGCCCATCGCGAAGCACAGCCGCGCGGGAAGTTCACTTCATCAAGCGGCTCGCCCAGATCGGCATCCCCACCCTCCGAACCATCGCGTACGGCCAGGAAATGGCCGGCATTTGGGAACGGCGCAGCTTCGTCGTGACGGCCGAACTTGCCGGCCAATCGCTGGAAAAACTCGTGGCGCAGGGGACCGCGGACCCCGCGCTACTCCCTGCGCCGGCTGAGCGCCGCGAGATCATTCGCCAATTGGGCTTGATCGTCCGATTGATGCACGCCGAAGGTTTGTATCATCGTGACCTTTACCTCGCGCACGTCTTCCTGTCCCGTAATGCGGACGGTCAGATCGTCCTCCGCCTGATCGACCTCGCGCGGATGATTGAGAACCCCTGGAACCCCCATCGCTGGGCCGTCAAGGACCTCGCAGCCCTCGCCTACAGTTCTCCCTCGCCGCTTGTCACGCGCGCAGATCGGCTCCGATTCCTCTACCATTACCTCGGCGATCGTGGCAAGGAAGAGAAGAAGAACGAAGCGCGGCATTACGTGATCGCCGTTGACGCGAAAGTGCGACGAATCGCCCGCCATGATCGAAAACGAAGGCGCCAACTCATGGGAACCACCGCGTGA
- the plsY gene encoding glycerol-3-phosphate 1-O-acyltransferase PlsY: protein MNPSLQLLTLVVAAYLLGSVPFGLLIAKMKGVDIRRQGSGNVGATNVGRVCGRGWGILVFLLDTAKGMVSTIAAADLIRRHPQVHWTATPAYRDLVWLGIGTACIVGSIFPVYLRFRGGKGVAASLGVILGVYPYLTWPGLTALLLWAIVVKASGFVSLGSIVAVGTLPVGFVLYSWMLGWTLSDHYPLLVLCVFLAALVLFRHRDNMSRLLAGTENRIGH from the coding sequence ATGAACCCCAGCCTGCAACTTCTCACGCTCGTCGTCGCTGCTTACCTTCTCGGCAGCGTTCCGTTTGGGCTGCTGATTGCGAAAATGAAGGGCGTCGATATCCGCCGGCAGGGCAGCGGAAATGTCGGGGCCACCAATGTCGGCCGGGTCTGTGGTCGAGGATGGGGAATTCTCGTCTTTCTACTGGATACCGCAAAAGGGATGGTATCGACGATCGCCGCGGCTGATCTGATTCGTCGTCATCCGCAAGTTCACTGGACCGCTACGCCGGCCTATCGCGACCTGGTCTGGCTCGGTATCGGCACGGCGTGCATCGTGGGGAGCATTTTTCCAGTCTATCTTCGCTTCCGCGGTGGCAAGGGCGTGGCCGCATCTTTGGGAGTCATACTCGGCGTTTACCCCTACCTTACATGGCCCGGCCTAACCGCTCTCCTGCTCTGGGCGATCGTCGTCAAGGCGAGCGGATTTGTTTCCCTGGGGTCCATCGTCGCCGTGGGGACTCTGCCTGTCGGGTTCGTCCTTTATAGTTGGATGCTTGGCTGGACGCTGTCAGACCACTACCCGTTATTGGTCTTATGCGTATTTCTGGCCGCCCTCGTACTCTTCCGTCATCGTGACAATATGAGTCGTCTACTCGCCGGTACCGAGAACAGGATCGGTCATTAG
- a CDS encoding glycosyltransferase family 4 protein, translating into MKIAIVIERFEAWRGGAETSTLELARLLKNRGHSIHIVTTTTAPSSPDFTLHRIPAQSLLRPLRTTAFIRRATAFLQKSQFDLVHAISPLPSADVYQPRGGLLGETMERNVATRGSAPRRMLKQAMMAMNVKQRTLAELERAVFREDGPLILAVSQYVARQCERLYGVTSPRVRVVFNGVNPPNVAADERFAQRSAVRRQYHVADSTLLLLFIAHNFRLKGLSPLIDTAAKLVRDGFADFRILIVGRDNPVGYQRRIDELKLGRQMTFTGPTQRVSSFYFAADALVHPTYYDPCSRVVLEGLYYGLPCLTTAFNGAAEAITNGEEGFVIDRPDDIDQWAARIQGLTDPDVRRQMSERAVALRPRISMARHAEQLDAIFQELTAAKAIQSRSA; encoded by the coding sequence GTGAAGATCGCCATCGTCATCGAGCGCTTCGAGGCTTGGCGCGGCGGCGCGGAGACGTCCACGCTGGAGTTGGCCCGCCTCCTTAAGAACCGGGGACATTCCATTCACATCGTTACCACGACGACCGCGCCGTCGTCCCCCGATTTCACGCTCCATCGAATTCCCGCGCAGTCGCTGCTTCGGCCGCTGCGCACGACGGCCTTCATTCGGCGCGCGACGGCATTCCTTCAGAAAAGCCAATTCGACCTTGTCCATGCCATCTCCCCGTTGCCGTCGGCGGATGTGTATCAACCGCGCGGCGGCCTGCTCGGCGAGACCATGGAGCGCAACGTCGCCACACGCGGCTCGGCCCCTCGCCGGATGCTCAAACAAGCGATGATGGCCATGAATGTGAAGCAGCGCACCCTGGCCGAGCTCGAACGGGCCGTCTTTCGCGAAGACGGGCCGCTGATCCTTGCCGTCTCCCAGTACGTCGCCCGTCAATGCGAGCGGCTCTACGGCGTCACGTCGCCGCGCGTGCGCGTCGTCTTCAACGGCGTCAATCCTCCCAATGTCGCCGCGGATGAGCGTTTCGCACAGCGTTCCGCCGTCCGCCGACAATACCATGTCGCCGATTCCACGCTGCTTTTGCTCTTCATCGCCCACAATTTCCGGCTCAAAGGCCTCAGCCCGCTGATCGACACGGCGGCGAAACTGGTCCGTGACGGATTCGCGGATTTTCGCATTCTTATCGTCGGCCGGGACAATCCTGTCGGCTATCAGCGCCGCATCGACGAACTCAAACTCGGACGCCAAATGACCTTCACCGGCCCGACGCAGCGCGTCTCCTCCTTTTACTTTGCCGCCGATGCCCTCGTTCATCCGACGTATTACGACCCGTGCAGCCGCGTCGTCCTCGAAGGGCTCTACTACGGACTTCCCTGCCTGACCACCGCTTTCAATGGCGCGGCGGAGGCGATCACCAATGGCGAAGAGGGCTTTGTCATCGACCGCCCCGACGATATCGACCAATGGGCCGCCCGTATTCAAGGATTGACCGACCCGGACGTTCGCCGGCAAATGTCGGAGCGGGCCGTTGCGCTTCGACCCCGCATCAGCATGGCTCGACATGCCGAGCAACTCGACGCGATTTTCCAGGAGCTCACCGCCGCGAAGGCGATTCAGTCCCGATCGGCATAA
- a CDS encoding RpiB/LacA/LacB family sugar-phosphate isomerase, which yields MRIGFAADHAGFELKRDLSQAARADGHDIVDFGAFRYDANDEYPDYVFPLAEAIRLEEVERGIALCGSGIGVCIAANKVAGVRAAVAHEALSVRQGVEDDDLNVLCLGSYVIDPQQAINLVSVFLNSRFSGEARYRRRIRKIGELESRDRLALTGPGDA from the coding sequence ATGCGTATTGGATTTGCCGCCGACCATGCCGGGTTTGAGTTGAAACGGGACCTTTCCCAGGCCGCCAGGGCGGACGGACATGATATCGTCGATTTCGGCGCCTTTCGGTACGACGCCAACGATGAATACCCGGATTACGTGTTTCCACTTGCCGAGGCGATCCGGCTAGAGGAGGTGGAACGAGGAATCGCCTTATGCGGTTCCGGAATCGGCGTGTGCATTGCGGCGAACAAGGTGGCGGGGGTCCGCGCCGCCGTTGCTCATGAGGCCTTGTCCGTCCGCCAGGGGGTCGAGGACGATGACTTGAATGTCCTGTGCCTGGGGTCCTATGTCATCGACCCGCAACAGGCGATCAACCTTGTTTCCGTATTTCTTAATTCACGGTTCTCGGGGGAGGCCCGATACCGCCGCCGAATACGGAAGATCGGCGAGTTGGAATCGCGTGATCGACTCGCCCTGACCGGCCCCGGTGACGCATGA